Genomic segment of Peromyscus leucopus breed LL Stock chromosome 23, UCI_PerLeu_2.1, whole genome shotgun sequence:
AGCCCCTGGGAGATAACATAGGCCAGGGATGGCATTTCGAGAATGTGTCTGCCCAGAGAGCTGGCCCTTGGGTGTCCCACCGTGCAGAACTGGAGACATATCTGGCCTGTGACATTTCAATTTGAGACTGACTTTGGCACAGTTGTGCTGTGTTGTATGTATCTAGGTCACTCACCCTCTCTGGTCACAGCTGCAAATCCTGGAGACCTCCaccagccccgcccccagccttctctccattcacttattcattcattcattcaactgcTCACCAGGGATCTGCCCACCGTGTGTGCACAGGACAGTCCCTTGGATGGGGATACAGTCTGGACAATTTGGTCATACTGTGCTGTGCAGAGAGACACTGTAACCATGAGAAGGAAGGGGTAATAACCGCGGGTGGCCAAAAAAGAGGGTGACACCAAGTGTGGGGGTGGGCACACAACTGCAATCTCAgaattcagaaggctgagacagggggatggtgagtttgaggcttcacgacgtagtgagaccctatctaaaaggagaggggagggcacCAGGGAGGTTAGATTTTGGAGGGTGCTCCCTGCCCTGGCCTAGGGATGCCGGCTTTGgatgccacacacatacacacacacacacacacacaaaaaaaaaaaaaaaaaaaaaactcaaagaacaagataaattaactttaaaatacatttttgaaacgAAAAGTGAACAAGCCAGCAACATTTTAAGAATGGGCGAATCTACTTGGCCTGAGTTGGGGTTGGGTGAGAAAGGTCATAAGTCCAGGCCCCAGTtacaatgatatatttttttattcgtttttgcattcttttacatttttattttgttttgttttgtttgctttttcttttccagacagggtttctctgtgtagccctggctgtcctggaactcactctgtagaccaggctggccttgaactcagatacccgcctgcctctgcctcctgggtgctgagatgaaaggtgtgtgccaccgccccCAGGCAGCCGTCCAGATCTTACTTCCGACACAGCAGAAGAAGAAACCGAGGCTCTGAGGGGTTCATCCACCCACTAGGTGGgaggaaatctaaaagaaatagaggtaggatttgaacccaggtcttccatCACCCAGCCTGGTGTGTTCTCACCCTACCTCCACAGCTGAGAAGAATCGCCCACACTGTGCGACTTGAGCGCAGCCTCAGTTCCCCTCCTGTATCACACCCACCTCCAGGGACTGGGGTGTCACTAGACGGCACCAGGCCCAGCAAGGTCCCCCACACTTTCACCCTCCGAGGAATAAGAGAGACCCCACTCCGACTGTAAAGGGAGCAGCTTGGCCATTTGTTCTTCAAACACTGATTTTATTCTTTCGGTCTTTTTGGCGGGGAAGGGTTGGGGACGGCAATCAGTTTTCGGACTTAAGATAAAAAATCGCAGGAAAGGGGCTGCTTGACTCTCTATAATTAATGGGGCGGCCTGTAATAGGATTCTCCTGCCCATGGCGCTCCCAGGAAACACCTTTTTACATAAGATATTGCCCACGCCGGAGTGGCAGTGGGTGATTTATGGGGTTCCCTGCTGCACAAAGCCTCTCCCGGGGTTGCCAACCGCTGGATTTATCAGGGAATTTGGAAGCCGGGCGCGGAGCCCGCCCGTGACATTTTTGGTGGAATTTAAACAGCACAAACACTGGAGAGGGGAGAGGCAGGTGAGACCTGGGAGAGGGCTCCGTTTAGACCACGGGGCCAGAGGAGGAGAGTCCCGGCTGTGATTTGTAGCCGGAGGGCCGAGGAAGGCACAGGCAAGAAAACCAAGCTGGGAGGCTGCTCATGGGTCTGGGTCCTCAGAAACTGGCCTGATTGGAGACCCAGCGGATGCCTGCTGTTTCAGATCCCTTCGTGAGCAGGTCAGCCATCCACCGTGAGCCCACCTATCCCTAGACACAAAGGCTCCGGTCGGCAGGGTGCAACCCCAAACTGTGTGCGGCCAACCCCTCTAGCTGCCAAGGGTCCACCTTACCCTCCTATAAGGGGTTCTGAATctaaggggggggggagttcacCACCTTGTCCACTCAATGGTCaagttatctcaagatggagaggGAGTCCTAATCTGGGCACGGGGCCGAGGGACTATAATCctgccccaggacctttgcatGTGCTGCTACTGGggcccttccccttcctcttggTTGCTTTTGGGCCTCAGTGCAAAATTCACTTTTCCGAGCTGTGGGTGTGGCTCCgtggtaggatgcttgcctagaatgtgtaaGGCTTGGCTTTGGCTCCTAGTGCTGtcgggaaaaaaaaatatccaaagcaGCTTCCCCTCTTATCTGTTAAAGACTCATATTGTCATATTGATGTAGTTATGAGCCAGGACTCTTTTAAATAGTCCATCCTAATAAAATGGCCTGTGTGGTTTCTCCAACACACACTCTCCTGTCTTCTcaccatttcctctctctctctctctctctctctctctctctctctctctctctctctgttcttttttctgtttttgtttttgtttttgtttttgttttttgttttggtttggtttggtttgatttggtttggtttggtttggttttccaagacagggtttctttgtgcaacagtcctagctgtcctggaactcactctgtagcccaggctggcctcgaactcacagagatctgcctgcctctgcctcccaagtgctgggattaaaggcgtgtgccaccaaccaCCCGGCCTCACCTCTCTTTAAACCCCCCATCAGCTATACATTGTATGTGTGTTGCATGCAGGtgagcacacgtgtgtgtgcgtgtgcatgtggaagccagaggttaacACCTCAAGTGCCACTTCTCAATGACGCCATCCCAGCTGGAAGGGCCAAGCAGCTGCCACCtgactgcctccctccctccccccacctgctCCAGGGTGACAACAGCCCCTTTTTGCCAGCCAAAGCTTAAAGATGAGACAGAGGGTCTGGGTGAACCCCAGTAGCTGAGAAGAAGGGGCAGTGGGAGTCACGGCAAGGCCAGCAGGCTGCATGTGAACAggaacacacaccacaaacacggGTCGCAGTGACCCTGTGCAGCCCCAAGCAAATGCATTCTGATTTCAGCCCTCTCCCAGGCTCCACTCTCCCAACAGAGAGCCCAGAGATGGCAGAGTCAGTGTCCACCCACTGAACCAGGTCCTGCCACTGCAAGCCTGCAATGTCCCAGTTCCTTTGTCCCCCGActctctccaccctccctgcTTTCAAATGCCTTGGGCGCCAAGCAGAGGGTCTAAACTGAGCTCAGGGACACACACATGTTATTTGAGTGTGTCAACAGTCCTCTGGGGCTGTTATCTGAAGCTCCAGAGACCGGGCAAGGAGCAAACAGCAGCTGACAAGTCTCCCAGGAGGGACAGCCATGGGGCAGAGGCCAGGTCAGGGCTGCctgggatccccagcacctggaCCAGAGACAGCCTCTGCCACTCAGGTGCAGGGACAGGAAAAGGGAGGAACATTGCCATCCTGGACAGTCCCAGGAGGCTTCAGGGAGGAGGCAGTCCTCATGCCAGGCTTGAAGGATGTGTAAGAGTCAGAAGCCTAGAGAGCAAGGCAGGGGAGAGAGGCTGAGAAAGTGAGCACAAGGAAGAGTCTGTGCATAAACTGTGTGGCCCAGCCCAAGTGGTTCAACGcttctgactcagtttcctcacttgAATGCAGGTAGCAATTGTCCGTGGGGCATGGGCCATTATGAGACAAAAGGGTCCAAAGCCCTGAGACACATGACAGGTCACACatgtgccctcccccatcagcCCATGTCACAGCCCAGACTGGGACAGATAGAGCGAGGGAGCGTCTGCTCAGGACGCCCTGGATCATTAGCAAGAATAATGATGGACTCAGGTCTGGCTGCATCCAGCTCCAGGACTCATGGCTCCAAAGTCTCTATCCTGGCAGATTCACAAACTGTGGCTCCAAGGAACCGGGAACTGGTTCCCAGGTGTCTGGTGGGGGATCCTTGGCAAGTGAGGCCCAGGTCtgggttttggggggggggggcggggagacagTATAGGCAGCAGATTTGAGAGCGGAGGCCACTGCTGCCTGAATCCTGCCATTGAGGAAGGAGGTGAGTCATGGTCTGTAGGCTGCAGgcccagagaaagaaagacacttgTCTGAGGCCACATGGCCCACATGCCACAGGGAAATGAGTTTTACCCTGAGCTGTGATTCTCCGAGATGAGCTCTGTAACTGGCAGGCTGTGAGGAGAATCAGAAGACCCCAGACAAAGACAAGGTGCATCCCAGACCCCTCTGGGGTCTGAGAACCCCCAGATTGGGAGAGAGCCCAGGGTTGCCAGGACGCAAGACCACCCTGAGATGCCTTTGCCCATAGGAGACACTCTGCTGCCCCCTTGTGGCTTCAACGGAGTTGATGTCATCTTGTTtcctaagagattttttttctagggCTGAAGGCCCTGACCGCCCTGGGAAGGAGGCGAGGGGACACGCTACATGACTCCTACCACTCTCCCCCCAACCCTGCCACCTCTAGTACTCATGCTGGCATAACTTAGTGATGTTGAGGAGTACTGTCTGCACCTGGCTGGGTCATATGCCAACTTCGTGACCTTGGTGCATTatgtcatttacacacacacgcacacgcacgcacgcacgcactcacacgTGCCCACGCACACGTGCACTGTGCCAGGGACTTGCTGGCAGGGCCTTGGTGACTGTTGATGTAGAGAAGAGCTCTTAGAAAAGTTACTAGCAGTTAAGCAGGTGACATCATCTCCTCCAGGGAGGGACGTGTTTCAAGGCTCAGTGGGGCCATCCACGCTGTAATGTGGAGTGAGTCGCTGTCTCAGAACCTGCTTCAGGACTGTGTAGCTCAAGGGGTAAGAACACAGAATCTGTGGAAGCCACACACTCAGCTCAGGAAGGTTTATTCACTGAACTGCAGGGAGCCCGTGGGAGCAATCCAAGAGGACCACCTGAAGGAGACGGGCTACCTGAAGCATCAGCTGGAACTGAGGCCCCCTGGGTGGCCATGAAGGTGTCCAGGGGCCTCTCTGGGAACCCCGGAAGTCCTCAGCTGCAGCCCAGCTGGGTTTTCAGCTCCTggagctgttggttactgatGTTGTTGCCACCACACACGATGACCACAATGGAAGCGTGGGCCAGCCTCAGGCGGCCCTCAGCCTGGAGCCTCCCCAGGATGCCTGAGTATACAGCGGCCAGGGCAGCCCCGCAGGCAGGCTCCACTAGCATTCGTTCATCGtctgtggggaggaagagggagggctgTCAGTCAGTGCTCAGCAGGAGGGGCCCATGCCGCcaattcatccacccacccacccatcccttcTGCCATCACAGGTCTGACTCTCTACAGATCTATTCCTTACTCTACTCGGCTGTCTCTCTGTCCATCCATCAGTGTAGCCTTCATCTGTAAAGCTAGCCATCCATCCAGGAGCCAACTATCCATCTCCTACCCATCATGTGATTGCTCATTCATCAGCCTGCTCATCAACTTGTCCATCTACCCACTGTCTACCCACCAAtcaatccacccacccatccactcatccacccacacacccatccatccatctatccatccatccatctatccatccatcacccattcatccatccttcTATCTACCCaactatccacccacccatccacccacacacccatccatccatctatccatccatccatctatccatccatcacccattcatccatccttccatctacccaactatccatccacccacccacccatctatccactcatccaccccacctatccatccatccatcctattcatccctacccatccatccatcctattCATCCCTACCCACCTATCCCACACACCCAttcatccttctctccctccactgccCATCCATCCATTACTCATCTTTCCCACTCACTCATAaactcatccattcattcattcaacaaatacctcactctctgcctggctctgtgtttggAAGACCCTAGGGACATAACAGTGGCTAAAACGCAAAAACCAACCCCCCACCCAGTTACACCCCAACAACAGATAAAAAccagacagctgtgagcagaGGACTTAGTGTATTGGAAGTCTCTAGTTAGTGAGGTGGTGTGGGGAAATCAGGGTGGCTTCCTGGAGGACGTACCATAATGGATTACTAGTCATCACTATAGACAAGCAGTAGGGGATGGGACCAGGATGGATGTCCAGAGGCAGAGCATGTGCAAATGTCCTGAGACTGCCTAAgactttcccttcctctccccccacccatgTCCAGTAGTGGACACACCCCATGACATCACCACTGCTCAGCCAGTCCTGTCACAGATGCTGGGGACATGGTTGAGGTGGACAGGTGGATGACCCGGGTCTCACTCACCCAGGAACCTCTGCACAGCGCTCACGGCCTCCCGGTCCTCCACCACCTCAGAGAGGATCTCACACTCCTTTGCACACTCCAAGGTCCGTGCTGCCACGGTCTTGGCTCCCAGGCTCCTGGCTACGCTGTTGGGGGGGCGGGTGGAAGAGGAGATACATCAGAGATCCGCCCTGCAGGCCCCAGGTCACCCACATCCTGTGACAGACAAGTCCCCATCAGGAGGTCCAGACATGCTCAGATGTTGTGCATCCCATGAGCGACTCACGAGCATGCTTGGTCTCCTaccctaggctgacctcaaaaaaCCCACCACAGAAGGGGACATTGGCCATCTAGTCACTTTATTTACCAATAACTATTGATGATGGATGTCCTGTGACCCTCCCCAGAGGGGAATGCGCCCAGTGTGCATACTTCTGTTCTAATCCTcacagccctctctctctctctctctctctctctctctctctctctcacacacacacacacacacacacacacacactcactctctctctctctcacacacacactctctctctctcacacacacacacacactcactctctctctcacacatacacacacacacactctctctctcacacacacacactcactctctctctcacacatacacacacacactctctctctcacacacacacactcactctctctctcacacatacacacacacacactctctctctcacacacacacacactcactctctctctcacacatacacacacacacactctctctctcacacacacacactcactctctctctctcacacacacacacactcactctctctctctctcacacacacacacacacactcactctctctctctcacacatacacacacactcactctctctctcacacatacacacacacacacactctctctctctctcacacacacacacacactcactctctctcacacacatacacacacacactctctctctctctctctctcacacacacacacacacacacacacacacacacacacacacacacttggagtgagaagaaaggaggctgagagaTGATAAGTAACTACATTAGGAACCCACAACTAGTCTATACCAGAACGTGAATTCCGACCCATTTGATCTCAGTGCTGAGGTCACCTCCCTGCTACTATCCATGGTGAGCTAGAGTCTCCgtgttttgaactcagagatatctCTGGGGACCACTGATTCCTGAGGAACCCAGACCACTGAGGCTGGAGCCAGAGTGTCTACTTTCTGATCTTGACTCTGTACTAGCTGTGCAGCCTTGGGAAAGTCACTTGACCTCTCTGGGTCTAGGTTTCTTCATCTGAATAATGGAACTTCTGAGGTTGTCACAAGGCTTGAGTGAGTTGAAACATGTAAGGCGCTTTCTTCATCCAGGGCCGGACGCTTAGAAAAGTGTTGGTTGTGGTTACTACTGTTGCTGGGGTTCACAGATGGGGCAGAGGTGATGAGCAGGGTaatgagccaggtgtgatggtacagaCCTGTCATCGccacactgggaaggctgagacgggaggatggcaagttcaaggccagcctgggctacagaggtcCAGACATGCTCAGATGTTGTGTGTTAGATGATGTGTGAatgagtttagggccagcctgggatacagagtgagtttagggccagcctgggctacagagagagttcaaggccagcctggacaacttagtggaacgctgtctcaataaaaagtaaaaagagggtcGGGTTACAGCTCAGAGCTGGAACACTTGCcgggcatgtgtgaggccctggtcCCATACCCAGCACAGGGCAGAGGGTACAGGTGAATAAATGCCCACATGGTACTGAGCACCCCAGGAGACAGCTGTGGGGGTTCTATATGGTGACATCTAAGCTAAGCTGCCAGAGGCGAGGGGAGACAAGCAAGACAGGTGAGGAGTGTTCCGGGCATAGGGACGACATGTGCAAAGAGAGTCAGGACAAGCTTTCAGCCATTAcaaggacagaaagacagacctcagcagagtggggggagggagagcgaGCCTGGAGTTTGGCTGCAGGTTTGGGGGAGGAGCAAGGATGGGCCTACGTCGAGGCTGGTGAGTCTTGTAgaggagtgtggctcagtgagctacagagagaattcaaggccagcctgggcaacaaagaaagagaggatcagtggcagagccccagagtctaggctggccctgaactctctCAGTAGGGCTCCGCTCCCAGCACTGAAGGAAGATTCCAGATCAGTGGGtcgactgcttgcctagcatgcaggagaccctgggttccatcaccagcaccccataaactggATGCctattaatcctagcacttgggaggaggatcaggagttcaaggtcatcctcagctacatagtgagttcaaggctaacctgggctacctgagatcctgtctcaaaaatttttaaaaagaccacTGAGTTCAGTTTGAATAAGTGAAGAGTGTGGACTTGTACCACTTCCTCATGTAGATgttacccccccaaaaaaaaaaatggccacaaGGCTGGTCTAGAGGACAGGGGAGAGAGACTGTTGTCCCACACCAGGGATCGGtgactgtagtggtttgaatgtaactggcccccataatctcatagggagtggcactgttaggaggcgtggctttgttggagtgggtgtgaccttgttggaggaagtgtgtcactgtgggggcgggctttaaggtttcctatgctcaggttactgcccagtgtctcagtcaacttcctgttgcctgtgagttgtaggactctcagctccttctccagcaccatgtctgccatgctccccgccgtgatgataatggactgaacctctgaactgtaagccagccccaatgaaatgttttccttcctagGAGTTGCCACGGTCACGgggtctcttcccagcaatggaaaccctgactaagTAGGTGTGGGGacaaggctgagaaggaaatgggGGTCTAGGAATGGGACAGATGTAACCTCCAAAGTtaaggggggagaggggggctcCTAGGTCACTCCACCTGTGTGGAATGATTCTGTCTGTAAAAACAGCAACCTGTGGATATTACAGGATGCTTCTGCTGTGCCAGGCTGGGGAGCATGTACCTACCTTAGGGCTTAAACAGCTGGGCTGCCACTCTGGAGTAAGCCCCACCCCCTTTTACTGACGCAGGCTCTCATTAGCCTGACGTTTGCCAAGTAGCTATGCcggctccacctgcctctgcttccccggGACTAGATTTCAAGCACACACTACCACACTCCACTGTTTCCCACAGACAccggggactgaactctggtcctcacactctcaaggcaggaactttaCCAATCTTCCGTGTCTGTCTCCCTGGCGTAGTTTGccgtcatttctttctttctttttttttgtttttctagacagggtttctctgtgtagttttggtgcctgtcctggaactcgtgctgtagcccaggctggccttgaactcacagagatccacctggctctgcctcccgagtgctgggattaaaggcgtgcatcaccacttgCGGTCATTTCTTACGGCACTTCTGGGAAGCTGACCAGCTCGTGTTACATGTTTCTAAGGAGGAGTCTCTCCCGCTCACCTCTTCTGCTAGGCAAGGTCCTGGGATTTCACTCTCCCAGCTCTGAGGTCCCAGATGCTACCACGGCACCAGATTTTGTGTCGgtgctgagaatctgaactcaggtcttcccaCTTCCAAGGCAAGCACGTTACCCACGGGGCCTCTCCATCAcctttactttgagacagggtctctctatgcaagCAAGCTCAGGCTGGACCTTCATTCACCctcaagcctcctgcctcagcttttttaAGCGTCGGAATGACGGGGGGCGTccgttgtagaatattatttcaaggtgcgTTACTTTGgtttatgctctggaacgttTGCTTAATGGTGCGAAGATGTGTTTGATGAAATAAAATCCACCTGCGGTCAGGAGGCTgcgtcagcaactagctgactgGAAGTGatggggaggagccaggtgaaaaaaaaagaattgaaaaggaggaactagagaaggaggaggaggactccagggaccagccacggagtaagatttacagaagtaagagaacaggaaaagcccagaggccaaaaaGATAGAcggggataatttaaagttaaggaaagccatctagaaactaagccaagctaaggccgggcactcataattaagaaaaagcctccctgtgtggatttatttgggagctgagtggtgggccccccaaaagagccaaaaaaacaaacaacaaatgtaCCCATGAACCCGGCTTTTTTTCACACCCTGTAACTTCGTGACAGGGGTTGGAATTTCAGGACAAGCAGACATTTGGGGTGCCCCCACCCATCCCCACTAGCTTGGACAAACAGACCACAGGACAGAGACACCCCACCCTCTACCCCCTCAGAGGCTCCACCCAGACCCACCTGGTGATGTCTGGCAGGGTgaccagcctgcctgcctgcaaggCCGCGTTGAAACTGTGCGCCCCTCGGGTCTCCATGGCAACGATGGGCACCTGCGGCCAGCCCACCTCCAGCAGGCCCGCAGTCACTCCGGCGAGGAGCCCTCCGCCCCCGACAGACAGCACCACGGCCCCCGGCGGGGTCCCCAGAGACTCTCTGAGCTCCCGCACTAGGCTGGCATGGCCTTCcctgggggggtgggagtggaacAAATGATAGGCGGCCCCCCTCCTTGGCCGCTGAAAGAGGCGAGATGGTGCAGCAGGGTCCCCTCAGCTTCAGCCTTGTCCTCTCCATCCACTCATCCCTTCATCCACACTCCCAGGCTCTTTCTTGCCTTTTCTCATTCAATCCTTCCCCCACTTTGGAAAGAAAGACCCTCATCAGGGAGGGTTAAGAGGGACCAGCCTGTGACGTGGGACCAGCTGTGGTTCTGGAAGTAGAACCCTGTCTCTTAACCCCGTCAGCTGTGTGCCCTCGGGCCAGTGTCTTGACCTCTCTGTGCCGCAGTGGGCTTCCCAGTAGCTACCTCATAGATGAGTAGCCAGTGAGGGAACGCCAGCAGCCTGCACCCAGCCCCAAGGCGCATGTGTGATAAAGActattttatattacaatttcCATTGGCtcgatgaagaaactgaggcatgggcaGCGAGGTGcattgcacaaaaaaaaaaaaaaaaaaaaccataattctCAAGACACAAGGTCTGAACCCATGTCTGCCTGGCTTTGAAGGTTCTTCTCCTTTCTGGGCCTCCGGTGCCTCGGGCCCTGATTCAGTGAGGGTCCCTCGTTCTGACACCCTGGGAACAAAGCCACAAGCCTCACCATATCAGGGGATGGTCAAACGGCGAGACATTCACCCAGCCGTCCCTCGTGGCCAATTCTTGCGCCCTTGTGTTGGCTTCATCCCAGACCTAAAGAGAAGTCGAGGCCCTGGAAAAAGCTGGGGTGCAGACTCCACGGGGACTATGGCAGAGACCGGAGTCTCCTGCAGGGGTGGAGGAGGTCTCCCCTGAGGGAGACCCTACCTCCCAGGATGAGGACCGCAACCTCTGCAGGGGCCAAAGGACCCCGCGTGCGTCCCTCAAACTCAAAGGGACCCAAATGCCTGAGAGCAGGGCCAGAGCCGCTCAGGGTGTACAGAGCCAGTGAACTCCGGGACTGGTGACATGGAGCCCACTTCGGGCCCCACAGGAGGGGACAAGTCCCTCACATATCGTCTGGGTCCCTGTAGCCTACCCATGAGAGCCTCCGTCACCCAGTGATGGCCCGAGGTGAACTGACGCATAGACGTAGGCAGAGTTGACCCCTGACACCTGTGCCCACCACAGGTCACCCAGAGCTCATTCTG
This window contains:
- the Sdsl gene encoding serine dehydratase-like isoform X2, which gives rise to MEGASAERVRVEPFHRVTPLLESWALSRVAGMPVFLKYENVQPAGSFKIRGIGHFCQQVWDEANTRAQELATRDGWVNVSPFDHPLIWEGHASLVRELRESLGTPPGAVVLSVGGGGLLAGVTAGLLEVGWPQVPIVAMETRGAHSFNAALQAGRLVTLPDITSVARSLGAKTVAARTLECAKECEILSEVVEDREAVSAVQRFLDDERMLVEPACGAALAAVYSGILGRLQAEGRLRLAHASIVVIVCGGNNISNQQLQELKTQLGCS
- the Sdsl gene encoding serine dehydratase-like isoform X1 — encoded protein: MEGASAERVRVEPFHRVTPLLESWALSRVAGMPVFLKYENVQPAGSFKIRGIGHFCQQMAGRGCRHLVCSSGGNAGIAAAYSARKLGIPATIVLPETTPTQVVRRLEGEGAEVQLTGKVWDEANTRAQELATRDGWVNVSPFDHPLIWEGHASLVRELRESLGTPPGAVVLSVGGGGLLAGVTAGLLEVGWPQVPIVAMETRGAHSFNAALQAGRLVTLPDITSVARSLGAKTVAARTLECAKECEILSEVVEDREAVSAVQRFLDDERMLVEPACGAALAAVYSGILGRLQAEGRLRLAHASIVVIVCGGNNISNQQLQELKTQLGCS